A single window of Zea mays cultivar B73 chromosome 10, Zm-B73-REFERENCE-NAM-5.0, whole genome shotgun sequence DNA harbors:
- the LOC100276341 gene encoding uncharacterized protein LOC100276341, whose amino-acid sequence MAFLLPKLTTPSCKLPPSPLLKPQLVPPGHGGGKIQGSSVSGSGAAQVAAPGHLSLLLLLSASQQAAGPAAKSTATKNRGKGGGDPQRSDFYLNLGTAVRTLRDDLPDVFVRESNYDIYREDITFVDPLNTFHGIDNYKTIFWALRFHGRLLFREIGLDVSRIWQLTENSIVVRWELWGTPRVPWESYGCFSGTSRYKVDRNGKIYEHRVDNLALDFPRSVARVGSIADMVVATPSPNLTFWNAVVTGDGCSWTKLYEAVVEAVEREEHSSTGIGPVGCSFGCGCGCSF is encoded by the exons ATGGCGTTCCTCCTGCCCAAGCTCACAACGCCGTCCTGCAAGTTGCCCCCGAGCCCCCTCCTCAAGCCCCAGCTCGTCCCGCCGGGCCACGGCGGCGGCAAGATCCAAGGCTCCTCCGTCTCCGGCTCTGGCGCGGCGCAGgtcgcggccccgggccacctcagcCTCCTGCTCCTGCTCAGCGCCTCGCAGCAGGCGGCCGGCCCCGCGGCCAAGTCGACGGCGACCAAGAACCGGGGCAAGGGCGGCGGGGATCCGCAAAGGTCGGATTTTTACCTCAACCTCGGCACCGCGGTGCGCACGCTGCGGGACGACCTGCCCGACGTCTTCGTCCGGGAATCCAACTACGATATCTACCG TGAAGACATCACATTTGTCGACCCACTAAACACTTTCCACGGCATTGACAACTACAAGACCATCTTCTGGGCACTCAGATTTCACGGGCGCCTGCTGTTCAGAGAAATCGGGCTCGATGTATCACGCATCTGGCAGCTGACAGAGAACTCGATCGTTGTCCGGTGGGAGCTGTGGGGCACTCCCCGTGTCCCATGGGAGTCATACGGCTGCTTCAGCGGGACGTCGAGGTACAAGGTCGACAGGAACGGGAAAATCTACGAGCACAGAGTCGACAACTTGGCGCTGGACTTCCCACGATCAGTAGCCAGAGTGGGCAGCATCGCTGACATGGTAGTCGCCACGCCGAGCCCCAATTTGACGTTTTGGAATGCGGTTGTGACAGGCGATGGTTGCTCGTGGACAAAGCTTTATGAAGCCGTGGTGGAAGCTGTGGAACGGGAAGAGCATAGTTCCACTGGCATTGGCCCTGTTGGCTGCAGCTTCGGTTGCGGCTGTGGCTGCAGTTTTTGA